The following are from one region of the Phyllostomus discolor isolate MPI-MPIP mPhyDis1 chromosome 9, mPhyDis1.pri.v3, whole genome shotgun sequence genome:
- the SALL4 gene encoding sal-like protein 4 isoform X1, protein MSRRKQAKPQHINSEEDQGEQRPQQPAPEFADAAPAAPAAGEPGAPMNHPGTGDDMTGDRALAKRPRREETHICEKCCGEFFSFSEFLEHKKNCTKHPPVLIMNDSEGPVPSEDFSGAVLSHQSHSPGSKDGHREDGSSSEDGKEKPGAEPVLYLKTETGLPPTPQDLSYLPKGKVANTNVTLQALRGTKVAVNQRSADPPPAPLPGANSIPWVLEQILCLQQQQLQQIQLTEQIRVQVNMWAAHALHSGVAGADSLKTLGSHMSQQVSAAVALLSQKAGGQGLSLDTLKQAKLPHTNIPPTTSSVSPGLVPFALRPDGSRVLPNRLPGALLPQAPSSVLFQSPFSTVALDPSKKGKGKPPNVSPVDVKPKDEAALYRHKCKYCSKVFGTDSSLQIHLRSHTGERPFVCSVCGHRFTTKGNLKVHFHRHPQVKANPQLFAELHDRMATGNGVPYALSVPVDEASLSLIDSKPVLVPGTPHVGLPQNLSSGTNPKDLQPGPSPESEDGPAYSGVGPNHNSPRVGGFQGRGTPEPGSETLKLQQLVENIDKATADPNECLICHRVLSCQSSLKMHYRTHTGERPFRCRICDRAFSTKGNLKTHFGVHRTNTSAKTQHSCPICQKKFTNAVMLQQHIRMHMGGQIPNTPLPEGPCDFAGPELAAAVGENGSASAVGHEDVESIDVDEVSSQDAPGSSSKVPVPFPGLHAVSPTPVFALAAPLDAPAKVGPAPSALQRQSSRDNGSVESDGLTNDSSSSVLGDPEYQSRSPDVLETASFQALSPANSQAESVKSKSPDAGGRADGSEHGRTEMEGRSSLPPALVRAQPAYVKVEVPGAFGPAAMSPGMTPLLAAQPRRQGKQHACARCGKNFSSASALQIHERTHTGEKPFVCNICGRAFTTKGNLKVHYMTHGASNSSARRGRKLAIENTMALLGTDAKRAPEMFPKEIVAPSVNVDPVVWNQYTAMLNGGLAVKTNEISVIQGGGIPALPVSLGAGPVVSNSTAVAKMDGCPAAISADVEKPGAADNVPKHQFPHFMEESNIAVS, encoded by the exons ATGTCGAGGCGCAAGCAGGCGAAACCCCAACACATCAACTCGGAGGAGGACCAGGGAGAGCAGCGGCCGCAGCAGCCGGCCCCAGAGTTTGCAGATGCGGCCCCAGCGGCGCCGGCGGCGGGGGAGCCGG GTGCTCCAATGAACCACCCGGGGACTGGCGATGACATGACTGGGGACCGAGCGCTGGCCAAGAGGCCCCGGCGGGAGGAGACTCACATCTGTGAGAAATGCTGTGGagagttcttcagcttctccgagttcttggaacataagaaaaattGCACTAAACACCCACCCGTCCTCATCATGAATGACAGCGAGGGGCCAGTGCCCTCGGAAGACTTCTCCGGGGCCGTGCTGAGCCACCAGTCACACAGCCCGGGCAGTAAGGACGGCCACAGGGAGGACGGCAGCAGCTCAGAGGACGGGAAGGAGAAGCCAGGGGCGGAGCCTGTTCTGTACTTAAAGACGGAGACcggcctgccccccacaccccaggacTTAAGCTATTTACCCAAAGGCAAGGTGGCCAACACTAACGTCACTCTGCAAGCACTACGGGGCACCAAGGTGGCGGTGAACCAGCGGAGCGCCGATCCGCCGCCCGCCCCGCTGCCCGGCGCCAACAGCATCCCGTGGGTCCTGGAGCAGATCCTctgtctgcagcagcagcagctacagCAGATCCAGCTCACCGAGCAGATCCGCGTCCAGGTGAACATGTGGGCCGCCCACGCCCTCCACTCCGGCGTGGCGGGCGCGGACTCTCTGAAGACCCTGGGCAGCCACATGTCCCAGCAGGTTTCCGCGGCCGTAGCTCTGCTCAGCCAGAAAGCGGGGGGCCAGGGGCTGTCTCTGGACACCTTGAAACAAGCCAAGCTACCTCACACAAACATCCCTCCCACCACCAGCTCCGTGTCCCCAGGATTGGTGCCCTTCGCCCTGAGGCCAGACGGGTCGAGGGTGCTCCCGAACCGCCTTCCGGGTGCTTTGCTACCTCAGGCCCCGAGCTCGGTGCTCTTCCAGAGCCCTTTCTCCACGGTGGCACTTGATCCGTccaagaaagggaaagggaagccGCCCAACGTGTCCCCGGTGGATGTCAAACCCAAAGATGAGGCCGCCCTCTACCGGCACAAGTGTAAGTACTGTAGCAAGGTGTTTGGGACTGATAGCTCCCTGCAGATCCACCTCCGTTCCCATACCGGAGAGAGACCCTTCGTGTGCTCTGTCTGTGGCCACCGGTTTACCACCAAGGGCAACCTCAAGGTACACTTCCACCGGCACCCCCAGGTGAAGGCAAACCCCCAGCTGTTTGCCGAGCTCCACGACAGAATGGCGACAGGCAATGGCGTGCCCTATGCGCTCTCTGTCCCCGTAGATGAAGCGAGTCTCTCTTTAATAGACAGCAAGCCTGTCCTGGTGCCAGGGACCCCCCACGTAGGGCTACCTCAGAACCTCTCTTCGGGGACTAACCCCAAGGACCTGCAGCCCGGGCCGTCTCCGGAGAGCGAGGACGGACCCGCGTACTCTGGGGTGGGGCCAAACCATAACTCCCCGCGGGTTGGCGGCTTCCAAGGGAGAGGGACGCCCGAGCCAGGTTCGGAGACCCTCAAGttgcagcagctggtggagaaCATCGACAAGGCCACCGCCGACCCCAACGAATGTCTCATTTGCCACCGTGTCTTAAGCTGCCAGAGCTCCCTCAAAATGCATTACCGCACCCACACCGGGGAGAGGCCGTTCCGGTGCAGGATCTGCGACCGGGCCTTCTCCACCAAAGGCAACCTGAAGACGCACTTCGGGGTTCACCGGACCAACACCTCGGCGAAGACGCAGCACTCGTGCCCCATCTGCCAGAAGAAGTTCACCAACGCCGTCATGCTGCAGCAGCACATCCGGATGCACATGGGCGGCCAGATCCCCAACACGCCCCTGCCGGAGGGCCCCTGCGACTTCGCGGGCCCCGAGCTGGCGGCGGCGGTCGGGGAGAACGGCAGCGCGAGCGCCGTGGGTCACGAGGACGTCGAGAGCATCGACGTGGACGAGGTCAGCTCCCAGGACGCTCCCGGCAGCTCCTCGAAGGTCCCCGTGCCTTTCCCCGGCCTCCACGCGGTGTCACCCACGCCGGTGTTCGCCCTGGCGGCCCCCCTGGACGCCCCGGCGAAGGTGGGCCCTGCTCCCTCGGCCCTGCAGCGGCAGAGCAGCAGGGACAACGGTTCGGTGGAGAGCGACGGCTTGACCAACGACTCGTCGTCCTCGGTGCTGGGGGACCCGGAGTATCAGAGCCGAAGCCCAGACGTCCTGGAGACCGCGTCCTTTCAGGCCCTCTCCCCGGCCAATAGCCAGGCAGAGAGCGTCAAGTCCAAGTCCCCTGACGCTGGCGGCAGAGCAGACGGCTCGGAGCACGGCCGCACTGAGATGGAAG GCCGGAGCAGCCTCCCGCCGGCACTCGTCCGAGCCCAGCCGGCCTACGTCAAGGTTGAAGTTCCCGGTGCTTTTGGACCCGCCGCCATGTCCCCAGGCATGACGCCGCTGCTGGCGGCCCAGCCCCGCCGCCAGGGCAAGCAGCACGCCTGCGCGCGGTGCGGGAAGAACTTCTCGTCGGCCAGCGCGCTCCAGATCCACGAGCGGACGCACACGGGGGAGAAGCCCTTTGTCTGCAACATCTGCGGGCGGGCCTTCACCACCAAGGGCAACCTGAAG GTCCACTACATGACGCACGGCGCCAGCAATAGCTCCGCCCGCCGCGGGAGGAAGCTGGCCATCGAGAACACCATGGCTCTCCTGGGCACAGACGCGAAGAGGGCCCCGGAGATGTTTCCCAAGGAAATCGTGGCCCCTTCCGTGAACGTGGACCCTGTCGTGTGGAACCAGTACACCGCCATGCTCAACGGGGGGCTGGCCGTGAAGACCAACGAGATCTCCGTGATCCAGGGCGGGGGCATTCCCGCCCTCCCCGTGTCCCTGGGGGCCGGCCCCGTGGTCAGTAACAGCACCGCCGTGGCCAAGATGGATGGCTGCCCGGCAGCCATCAGCGCCGACGTGGAGAAGCCGGGGGCCGCCGACAATGTCCCCAAACACCAGTTCCCTCACTTTATGGAAGAAAGCAACATCGCGGTCAGCTAA
- the SALL4 gene encoding sal-like protein 4 isoform X2, with product MSRRKQAKPQHINSEEDQGEQRPQQPAPEFADAAPAAPAAGEPGAPMNHPGTGDDMTGDRALAKRPRREETHICEKCCGEFFSFSEFLEHKKNCTKHPPVLIMNDSEGPVPSEDFSGAVLSHQSHSPGSKDGHREDGSSSEDGKEKPGAEPVLYLKTETGLPPTPQDLSYLPKGKVANTNVTLQALRGTKVAVNQRSADPPPAPLPGANSIPWVLEQILCLQQQQLQQIQLTEQIRVQVNMWAAHALHSGVAGADSLKTLGSHMSQQVSAAVALLSQKAGGQGLSLDTLKQAKLPHTNIPPTTSSVSPGLVPFALRPDGSRVLPNRLPGALLPQAPSSVLFQSPFSTVALDPSKKGKGKPPNVSPVDVKPKDEAALYRHKCRSSLPPALVRAQPAYVKVEVPGAFGPAAMSPGMTPLLAAQPRRQGKQHACARCGKNFSSASALQIHERTHTGEKPFVCNICGRAFTTKGNLKVHYMTHGASNSSARRGRKLAIENTMALLGTDAKRAPEMFPKEIVAPSVNVDPVVWNQYTAMLNGGLAVKTNEISVIQGGGIPALPVSLGAGPVVSNSTAVAKMDGCPAAISADVEKPGAADNVPKHQFPHFMEESNIAVS from the exons ATGTCGAGGCGCAAGCAGGCGAAACCCCAACACATCAACTCGGAGGAGGACCAGGGAGAGCAGCGGCCGCAGCAGCCGGCCCCAGAGTTTGCAGATGCGGCCCCAGCGGCGCCGGCGGCGGGGGAGCCGG GTGCTCCAATGAACCACCCGGGGACTGGCGATGACATGACTGGGGACCGAGCGCTGGCCAAGAGGCCCCGGCGGGAGGAGACTCACATCTGTGAGAAATGCTGTGGagagttcttcagcttctccgagttcttggaacataagaaaaattGCACTAAACACCCACCCGTCCTCATCATGAATGACAGCGAGGGGCCAGTGCCCTCGGAAGACTTCTCCGGGGCCGTGCTGAGCCACCAGTCACACAGCCCGGGCAGTAAGGACGGCCACAGGGAGGACGGCAGCAGCTCAGAGGACGGGAAGGAGAAGCCAGGGGCGGAGCCTGTTCTGTACTTAAAGACGGAGACcggcctgccccccacaccccaggacTTAAGCTATTTACCCAAAGGCAAGGTGGCCAACACTAACGTCACTCTGCAAGCACTACGGGGCACCAAGGTGGCGGTGAACCAGCGGAGCGCCGATCCGCCGCCCGCCCCGCTGCCCGGCGCCAACAGCATCCCGTGGGTCCTGGAGCAGATCCTctgtctgcagcagcagcagctacagCAGATCCAGCTCACCGAGCAGATCCGCGTCCAGGTGAACATGTGGGCCGCCCACGCCCTCCACTCCGGCGTGGCGGGCGCGGACTCTCTGAAGACCCTGGGCAGCCACATGTCCCAGCAGGTTTCCGCGGCCGTAGCTCTGCTCAGCCAGAAAGCGGGGGGCCAGGGGCTGTCTCTGGACACCTTGAAACAAGCCAAGCTACCTCACACAAACATCCCTCCCACCACCAGCTCCGTGTCCCCAGGATTGGTGCCCTTCGCCCTGAGGCCAGACGGGTCGAGGGTGCTCCCGAACCGCCTTCCGGGTGCTTTGCTACCTCAGGCCCCGAGCTCGGTGCTCTTCCAGAGCCCTTTCTCCACGGTGGCACTTGATCCGTccaagaaagggaaagggaagccGCCCAACGTGTCCCCGGTGGATGTCAAACCCAAAGATGAGGCCGCCCTCTACCGGCACAAGT GCCGGAGCAGCCTCCCGCCGGCACTCGTCCGAGCCCAGCCGGCCTACGTCAAGGTTGAAGTTCCCGGTGCTTTTGGACCCGCCGCCATGTCCCCAGGCATGACGCCGCTGCTGGCGGCCCAGCCCCGCCGCCAGGGCAAGCAGCACGCCTGCGCGCGGTGCGGGAAGAACTTCTCGTCGGCCAGCGCGCTCCAGATCCACGAGCGGACGCACACGGGGGAGAAGCCCTTTGTCTGCAACATCTGCGGGCGGGCCTTCACCACCAAGGGCAACCTGAAG GTCCACTACATGACGCACGGCGCCAGCAATAGCTCCGCCCGCCGCGGGAGGAAGCTGGCCATCGAGAACACCATGGCTCTCCTGGGCACAGACGCGAAGAGGGCCCCGGAGATGTTTCCCAAGGAAATCGTGGCCCCTTCCGTGAACGTGGACCCTGTCGTGTGGAACCAGTACACCGCCATGCTCAACGGGGGGCTGGCCGTGAAGACCAACGAGATCTCCGTGATCCAGGGCGGGGGCATTCCCGCCCTCCCCGTGTCCCTGGGGGCCGGCCCCGTGGTCAGTAACAGCACCGCCGTGGCCAAGATGGATGGCTGCCCGGCAGCCATCAGCGCCGACGTGGAGAAGCCGGGGGCCGCCGACAATGTCCCCAAACACCAGTTCCCTCACTTTATGGAAGAAAGCAACATCGCGGTCAGCTAA